In Setaria italica strain Yugu1 chromosome I, Setaria_italica_v2.0, whole genome shotgun sequence, the genomic window TGTTGTATACTCTTCATGCCACACTTGTGTAAGGAATTTATAGAAATGTTATTTGGATTGATCTATTCTTGACTTTTATTTGTGATGTTAAAATAGATGATAACTACATAGCGGCAATTATTGCTGACGGCATAATCTACAATGTCATGCGTTTGGCTCTTCTGCTCTAATTTTGGGTTTGATCATTTAGTTGCCTAGTTGATAGGTGGAATGGAGCTTATCTTTAATACATATATTATCACATTTGATTTCTTCAAATTTCACATAAATGGTTGATTTGGAAGTGCTGCTTATATCACACCATTATGTTAGTTATGACCTAGTTCACCTGCACATTAGCGTTTTTACTGACTTTACTATAATTTGAATAGCTTTGAGAAGAAATATTTTGAGGAGCTGAAAGTGAAAGCagaggaagagaaaaaggaTTCCCAGAAGGAAGCATCCCAGTCCCAGGCCTCACAAGCTACAACTGCAGAACAGAAAGACTCAAAAGCCCCAAGCAAGACTTCTACTTCAACGAATCCGGAACATGATCTGGATGTATTTCTGCTGGGAGATCTGGGTAGTGACGATGAGGGCCCTGGTATACTATTCACTTCCCTGGACCTCATCCAGCTCTTGAGTTTGTATATTCTTCTCCAATTCTTGTACATGACTTGTTCGATTGATCGCTTTCAGatggtggtgatgatggtgatgaCTTCGATAAGATTGATGCTACCTCAGTAAGTACACATGTTCCCTTGGGAATGGAATTGCTGTATCCAATAGCTATAACCATGATTTAGTTGTGCATACAGCATTTGACAAAAAACGCATCCATGCCATCTAGAATGTGGAATTGGAGTGTGATGTGTTGTTATTGCACTAGATAAAGGCAGTCATACAACGCTAGTGCTTTCAATATGTAGCATCGTTGTCGTTCCATGGAATCTGCACACGTTCCATGGCACGCTATGGTTGACTACTTTGTTTGACATGTTTATAAAAGTGAGGTAACTGGTTTTGTTTGCTGATTTGTGCTGACAACAATGCTGCTCACTTCTGCAGGGATTGGAAAGTGACGACGATGACAAAAACCGAGGAAAGGCAGAAGATGCAAAGTAGTAGCCTCAGAGAAGTTGGGTTGTTGGTTTCACGATTCGAGAGATGACGACAATGGTAGTGAACTTTATAATTCCAGATGATATTGTATATTAGTTGGTTGCATGCATCTATTCATTTGTTATCTCCCAATGAAGCAATATTAATCTTGTTGCGAGTTTTGATTTTGACCAAACTCTAGGAATCTGTACCTATGGTgtgaccttttcttttcttgtcaaGGTGATCTGCATAGGTCGATATTCTTCGTAGTCTGGTGAACTGAGTTTTAGCTCGCTATAACTTTTCACGTTCAATAAAATTTTCCTACATACATGGTTTCAGATTCTTTCAACTTGGGTTGGGTTTAAAGTAACATGCAGACACACATCCTCTTGTAGTCGTGTGCCTGTCACTTTCGGCGTTATTGAATCATCGACGCATAATAGCCTcttttaataaataaaaaataaaatagtagaaTAATTTTGTACAAAATTTTCGGTTTTGGTACTGGAGGGTCGGCCGAGGCGAGCCAACCCTATTGTATTCCACAAATTATGCCGGCCATATGTCTTGATAGCCATACAGCACCCATCAGTCGAGGATGGATGTGGCATACATAGCCAACCGGCCCTTTTTGATTTTCTTCGGTGCCATCCCAGTCCTACTTCTACACCCCGCTCGCCACCGCTCCTCGTTGCCTCCCCGATGTGGGATTATTCAGAACGGCTCCGCATAGGTGGACCTGATGCCGGCTGCGCGAGCGCTGGCCTTATGAGCCTCATACACGGTCCAAGAAAGGGGTGGGCCGGCCCATGAATGGTTCGGCCTAGATATATAGCCCGCTACATTGATGCTGCGGCCTGCGAATACAAACACGGCCCACGATCCGCTTCATcagctttttttttatttttttgaaggaGTCCATCTATTTTCCTGAGAGCACCAACCAGTGAGCTATGTGCAGCCCATccatttttccaattttttttattaattgcTCTATGAGTCGGGGGATCTTCACTTTGTCTGGTGTATAACTCGTCCCTCACGTTCACGTGCCTTTGGGATTTGGAAATGGTCGAATCTTCTCAAGCTATCTGATGTTAGTAATGTTACTGGGTTACACGGCGCGTCCTCTCCCCACTGGACAAAGAGTCAGGAGTCAGGATTCCTACTGGGTGCAGATGCGGACAGCTCGTGAGCCACGGACATGGAACTGGAAGGAGGGGTCCCAGGCTGGCTGGTTCCttgctttgttttcttcttgctCGTTTTCAACGGGATCAGTTTAATTGCGGGTTGTTGACTGAAAATCGAGAAGCACAGGGAGACTCGAGCACACCAGCACACTACGAAGCCTTGGCATGTGCTCGGGCCTCGGGCCTTTGAAGCTTACTCTGCAATTTTCCAGCATGATCCAGGCAGAAGCAATGGTAATTTTAATCCGGAAAAGGATAAGACAGTCCCAGTTTGGCAGATGCATGTAcgtgcgccggcgcggcgcagcACAATGCCGCTGTGATCTGTCAGCTGCCTTTCTCTTTAAAGCAGCGGACGCCATGCATGTGAAACCTCTTGCCTAGAGCGCGGGGTGAAGGGTGCCCGTCTGCATTGCCTATGAGCAAGGTAATTAGCCATATACAGATACGTGTACGTCTCCTGTCCGATGGGCCCGGGGCGTGATCCAACGGCGTCCGCGCCACCAGCCACCGCTCACGTGGGATCTCGCccccggcggcgcacggcgcccCGCTCCCCGACCCGGCCGCGTTAACTCTCGCTCCCACACCGCGCCTCCCCACCATCTCGACCGTCCCATCCTCCTCGGCACGCGATCCCCGCCGTCCACGTGTAACGCACCGACTCGTGTACACCTCCCCGGTGCCGCATACCGCGACCCCCTTTCGGTCAGGCCTGTAAGCGGCCGACCTGACAACCGCGGATTGGCANNNNNNNNNNNNNNNNNNNNNNNNNNNNNNNNNNNNNNNNNNNNNNNNNNNNNNNNNNNNNNNNNNNNNNNNNNNNNNNNNNNNNNNNNNNNNNNNNNNNCCCCGTTTTCCGGGCCCCCTTCCCCggggaccccccccccccatggCCGGGGCCCGGCGGAACCCTTTTCCCccctttcccccccccccccccccgctcgCGCTGCTCGTCTCCTGCCCTGGCCCCGGCGCGGCGCGAGCGGCAGGCGGCGTCGTTTGGTGCCGTGTCGGGGTCCCCCAGCCGAGATTCGGCTCCGAAAGGAAGGTGATAAGGCGGGGCGCCCGAGAATTGGCAATAACTGCTGGATTGCCGCTGGTGGGCGCTCTATTCCGCGTCAGTCTGGGATTTCTCCTGATCGCTTTCCGATTCGGGGCGCTCATTCGGCGCGCGAGCTCGCGTTTATATAGCGCATTGGCGGCGCCGCGGGTGGGAGAAGCTGTGGCCAGCGACGTGCTTACGATGCATTGAGTGGAGGCGAGGCGATCCCCCCTCCCTGTTGTTCTCGGTGGATTTTTTACGTACGCCGGTGAAGATGCTCCGCGGGGAGGCTCTTTGATCGCGCGGGGGCCTCGCTCGATGGTGTGCAAGGTGGCAACAATGGGGATCAAGGCGGCGGACAAGCTCAGGTTCCCGtcctcggcggccgccgcggcggcgcggtcgcGCATGAAGCCGTGGATGGTGCGCGCCACCACGACGGTGCTGCTCTGGACCTGCGTCGTGCAGCTCACGGCCGTGGGGAACACCTGGGGGCCCCGCGTGCTCAAGGGGTGGCCGTCGTGCCGgacggcgcgggaggcggcggccgccgccgcggtcaccACCACGCGGCTTGCGATGCCGGAGGCCGTCGTGGAGAAGGCCGCGCTGCCGCCCAAGAGTGAGTGCTGCCGCTCTGCTTCTCATCGATTGCATACAAATACACCAATTGTAGACCAACGTAAATGCGTTTTATGACCACCaatttttattcatattttgtGCATCGGCCATAGCCACTCATTTGGTGGAATACGATAAGCCGTAGTAATCGTACACTACAGCATTTTACTACAAAATGGGTAGCAGGTTTTACAATTCAAAGTTTTGACACAATTTCCAGCTTCCTGTTCGAAAGTCGTGTGATGGTAACATGTTAATCATTTCGAGACAGGTGGGAAAGTAGGAGTAACGTGTAACAACCTTTTGTAGCAAGTACACAAAATTTATGGCTTATACTTTTCCTTTTTTGGTACCAATTATGTTGCATTTCAGTACACAATTTCGTTCTCACTGGTGTCAGGTGACAACAGACCTAATTTTTTGCACCTTTAGAGTACAGCCTTTGGGACATAATCTTTGGCTACAAATCGATTTTTTTTTGGGACTGAGGGAGTATTTGATAGACTTTTCATGAATATCTTTCactttttgcaaaaaaaaaacagaacaaaTATCTTTCACTTACACATGTATTAATTTGACTATATGATTACCATGGTCGGTGAGCTTCAACTCTATCACAATATTGGTTGTATTAACTGCAGGATAATCTTGCTTGATGTGCACCGTAGCATGTGATTTAGTTCCTTGATTTTACTAAATCTTTTTTGTCCATTTTTCTGTTAGGAATTTATAGGAACAATGGTTATTTGATGGTTTCATGCAATGGTGGGCTTAACCAAATGCGAGCCGCTGTAAGTTACTTTAAGACTCTCCATGCAGCCATTTGCTACAGAAGAACAATGCTTTCTTGCATCTAACATCAAGCATCCTTGCCTTTGCCCCTCAGATATGTGATATGGTTGCCATTGCAAGATATTTGAATATAACTTTAATAGTTCCCGAGTTGGATAAGACATCATTTTGGAATGACCCAAGGTTTGTCTACTGTTTGCGTATAATTCCTTTTCCCAGTTTCTTTCTTGAATCATCAACAGATTTTGTGCTATTTTTTGTGACAATATACTTATGCAAACCTCCTTTTCTTCATATTTCAGCGAATTTCAGGATATATTTGATGTTGAACATTTTGTAACCTCTCTTAGAGACGAGGTTCGTATACTTAGAGAATTGCCACCGAGAATAAAGAGAGGAGTGGAATTAGGGAAATTCCACTCCATGCCTCCTATCAGTTGGTCAGATATATCTTATTACCATAAGCAGGTCAGATATGTCAGATGTTTATCCGTCCTTACTCCAAACTGCACTGAATGTTGACATTTGATGATGATCAGTTCTTCATCCTGTACAGATTCTTCCTTTGATTCGGAAGTACAAGGTCCTCCATCTGAATAGAACTGATGCTAGGTTGGCAAATAATGGTCTGCCTCTGGAGATTCAGAGATTGCGTTGCCGGGTGAATTATGCTGCACTGAAATTTACACCCCAAATTGAAGAGTTAGGCAGGAGAGTAATTAGAATACTCCGCCAAAATGGCCCCTTTTTAGTTCTCCATTTACGTTACGAGATGGATATGCTTGCTTTCTCTGGCTGTACTCAAGGTTGCACTCCTAAGGAAGCAGAGGAGCTTACAAGAATGAGGTAAAATTCTTCTGATTGCCAGTTTCTTGGTTCCCTTCTGATTTCTATCACGGGTCTTTTGCATACTAACAGTGAAGTACACACTCCAGATATGCTTACCCATGGTGGAAAGAGAAAGTAATAAACTCTTTTGTGAAAAGAAAAGACGGCCTTTGCCCTCTGACGCCAGAGGAGATTGCTCTTGTCCTTAGAGCATTGGATATCGACAAAAATATGCAAATATATATTGCAGCTGGTGAGATATATGGTGGAAAACGCAGAATGGCTTCTCTTACCTCGGCTTACCCTAACATGGTATGGATCAAATGACTAAATTCACCTGCGATTCCACAGTTGTATTATGCTGTCATCAATTAGCATGGCTCTGATGCCTTTTGTTCTGTCAATGATGTGCAGGTGAGAAAGGAGACACTTCTGGAACCTTCTGATCTCATGTTCTTTCAGAACCATTCATCGCAAATGGCAGCGCTGGACTACTTGGTATCGTTGGAAAGTGATATCTTTGTTCCAACATATGATGGCAACATGGCTAAAGTTGTCGAGGGCCACCGCAGGTATCTATTGTCTCAAGTATTATTTATCAAATTTTACGACCAGCATATTAGAGTTGACTTGTTGTCCATTTTTCATAGAGGAAGTTCTGCATCCGAAGCGTTCACTTGTAGAAAAGCAAGTAACATTTTGATCATTGTTTGCTGACACAGGTACATGGGCTTCAAGAAAACGATCCTGTTGGATCGAAAACTTATAGTTGAGCTGGTAGATCAGTATACCAGTGGTTCTTTGCGGTGGGATGAGTTCTCTTCATTAATCAAGGCTGTCCATGCCAACCGGATGGGATCAGCGACCACCAGGACGGTGATCCCTGACAGACCGAAAGAAGAGGACTACTTCTATGCTAACCCTCAAGAATGCCTGCGACATCCCAATCTGCTTCGAACATCGTGATCTTTTCAGCACCCCTCTTGCCATTCTTTCTGTAACTTGGCATGGCTGTACCTAAGATGATTCATCAATCTTCGGAGCCGTCAAATGGAGAGCTAGCATTCTGTTGGTAGCAGTTCAGAGCCATGGAAGGTCTGCGATTGGTTTAGAAACTAGAAAGGATGATGGATACTTGAATGCAGATGTACATAGGTGATAGGCATAATCCTGGCACCGCGAGGCAAGTCTTGATTACACCAGCAAATGCAGAGATTATGTTCATGTGTAGATGGTGTAAGTCCCATAAGAATGATCTTTGTAAGAATAGAAACTATTATGATGAGAAAAGAATAGATGTGCCAACATTTGGGTTACACAATAGCGCATGCCTCCTGAATCCATTAACGTTTAATTTCCAACGTCTCCagctcgcaaaaaaaaaaaaaatcggtcAGTAAACGTTGTTGTAAATTTTTCGGTTGCCGAGCAGATCCGCTTCCTAACGTGCGCCTTGTTTTCAGCGATGATTAGGATAGGATTAGCCTTGATGCGCGAGCAGTTCTGGGAGAGTGGGAGGTTTTCGCTGGACGCCGTCAGCAGCGGCGAATATCCAGACGCGCCTGCGTCGCTGGTCAGATCCGTCCTGGGGTTGCTAGATTAGTCGTTCCGATGAGACGCAATGCAGCGTCATTTTGGCTCCGTTAAGATCCAATGCTGCCTCGCTGGAACCACTACTGCGTCAAATTGTCAGTGGATCTAGACGACTCAGTATTGAATTTCTCTGGGGCACTTGTTGAAGGCGTTGTGCCGTTGTCTTCTCCGCTATAGACTCTGACGGCGATGCGTACTGTGTACGTCGCGCACTGTGCTCGTCAACGCGCCTCCGATCCCTAGTTGCATCGAGCGCTTCGAATGGGGGTACATTCCATAGCTCGCGAGTTCGTGCGCCTTGTTTTCAGTGACGATTAACATGGCAGGATTAACCTTGACGCAAGAGCAGTCTTGGGATCGAGTATGCTACCGGTGGCCTAGTAGTGGTAGTAGTTGCGTCAGTGCGTGGCGAATTGCAGTATTCGATACAGGAATGGCACCGGCTCTTCCGCTGCGGTGATACCGCCAGCACAATTACACCAGCCCGTTGGCGAAGCAATCAGATACTGAATGAAACTCAGCATTCAGCAACACATTTCTGCTTCGGTAGGACAGTTCAGCATACTTATGTGTAGAGGGAGCATGACTTGATAAACATCTTGCCGTTGCTCGTTTAGGCTACGCCGCGTCGCTGCTGGCACGGATCAGTAGTGCTTAAGTCTTTACGATTCGCAGCTCCACCTTTACCAACTGACCAACACTGAATAATCGATCTTGCCCTTTCTTATGCAGGCTCGGCCTCCCGTCTAGCACGGTAGCACCTAACGTTTGGATCTTGCGGATGATACGCATACGCAAATCTTATACCACCAACGTATTTCGCATGCGTTGGGTGCTGTCGCGTCGCGACGCACAGCGCACAGGAGGGCGCAGCAACACCTAACACCAgcgtttcctttttcttcctatAAAActatttaattttaattttctcTTTACTTCTTTAGTTGTAGGTCTATTTTCGAGctacgagagagagagatgagagacCAAGAGCAAGAGATAGATGCTCATGAGGTGGGTGGGGTGTGAATGGATAAGGGTAGTTTTGTCTTTCCACCATATTATGAAGGGTTTTCTTAAATTTTTAAATTGGTTTATTCCACATCCAACTAACAGTGCCAAGAATAGGGCCAAACGAAGTGTTTATTTTGAAAAAGTAAAGGTATAATCacaaagtgaaaaaaataaGGATAAAATTACACTTGAGGTTCAGAACAGGGCAGGAACACAATACTcccaaaaaataataataagatTCAATATGGAACATTTTTTTAGTGTATCTGGaacatttttaaaaatatattttcttattttctaaaTGTTGAAACATGTTCTCCTGTAGGTAgaacattattttttattatcttttttcTAAATGCTGAATTAATTTTCTCCGTATTTGATGAAATCACAAGACTCTTGTGCGATGACGTGAGAGATCCCTGCCAACTGTCATAGTCGAGATCAACTGTCACGGAGCCAGGGGCTGACCTATACAAATTCTGCGAGCCAAGCTAATTAACTAAA contains:
- the LOC101778568 gene encoding uncharacterized protein At1g04910, which codes for MVCKVATMGIKAADKLRFPSSAAAAAARSRMKPWMVRATTTVLLWTCVVQLTAVGNTWGPRVLKGWPSCRTAREAAAAAAVTTTRLAMPEAVVEKAALPPKRIYRNNGYLMVSCNGGLNQMRAAICDMVAIARYLNITLIVPELDKTSFWNDPSEFQDIFDVEHFVTSLRDEVRILRELPPRIKRGVELGKFHSMPPISWSDISYYHKQILPLIRKYKVLHLNRTDARLANNGLPLEIQRLRCRVNYAALKFTPQIEELGRRVIRILRQNGPFLVLHLRYEMDMLAFSGCTQGCTPKEAEELTRMRYAYPWWKEKVINSFVKRKDGLCPLTPEEIALVLRALDIDKNMQIYIAAGEIYGGKRRMASLTSAYPNMVRKETLLEPSDLMFFQNHSSQMAALDYLVSLESDIFVPTYDGNMAKVVEGHRRYMGFKKTILLDRKLIVELVDQYTSGSLRWDEFSSLIKAVHANRMGSATTRTVIPDRPKEEDYFYANPQECLRHPNLLRTS